One Campylobacter concisus genomic region harbors:
- a CDS encoding DUF6115 domain-containing protein, with product MEIYFFLGFGIVLAIIVALMLIKDSETNKKFARFERAIESVMQENFNLKKQISMLEGEAFKNSEQYEPLKKQIKENIDLQINEKIVPIIRAIKSIERVIDDFATEQKDRIVSLEERTRDINKIAPSVINEEEQILKMFKDGKSAAMIAKDLHVGMGRVEFVLKFHKLA from the coding sequence ATGGAAATTTATTTTTTTTTAGGCTTTGGTATCGTTTTGGCGATAATAGTAGCTTTGATGTTGATAAAAGATAGTGAGACAAATAAAAAATTTGCGAGATTTGAGCGAGCGATAGAAAGCGTTATGCAAGAAAATTTCAATCTAAAAAAGCAAATTTCAATGCTTGAGGGCGAGGCGTTTAAAAATAGTGAACAATATGAGCCACTTAAAAAACAGATAAAAGAAAATATTGATTTGCAAATAAATGAAAAGATTGTACCAATAATTCGTGCAATTAAGAGTATTGAGCGAGTAATTGATGATTTTGCAACAGAGCAAAAAGATAGGATAGTTAGTCTTGAAGAGAGAACAAGAGATATTAATAAAATCGCACCAAGCGTTATCAATGAAGAAGAGCAAATTTTAAAAATGTTTAAAGACGGGAAAAGTGCAGCGATGATCGCAAAGGACCTTCATGTTGGAATGGGGCGAGTCGAATTTGTGCTTAAATTTCATAAATTAGCCTAA